From Spartinivicinus ruber, the proteins below share one genomic window:
- the gshB gene encoding glutathione synthase, translated as MNISLGIVMDPISQINYHKDSSLAMLLAAQARGWQLFYMEQANLYQKNGVAKGLMQELSVQADPNNWFALGEAHDKPLAELDVILMRKDPPFDNEYIYSTYLLEQAEQHGTLVVNKPRSLRDCNEKYFATHFPELMPASLISRRADILKAFASEYQEVIYKPLDGMGGSSVFKVKHPDANTNVILETLTNFGQQQIMAQQFVPDIKTGDKRILMIDGEPIPYALARIPPVGEIRGNLAAGGSGVAQPLSDRDKHIAATIGPVLKEKGLIFVGLDVIGDYLTEINVTSPTCIREIDKAYNLDIAGQLMDTIYQKIKAAS; from the coding sequence ATGAATATTTCTCTCGGCATAGTCATGGACCCTATTAGCCAGATCAATTATCACAAAGATAGCTCACTGGCGATGTTACTTGCTGCTCAGGCTAGAGGCTGGCAACTGTTTTATATGGAACAGGCCAACCTTTACCAAAAAAACGGTGTAGCCAAAGGCCTCATGCAAGAATTATCTGTTCAAGCCGATCCTAATAATTGGTTCGCATTAGGAGAAGCCCATGATAAACCATTAGCTGAGCTTGATGTGATTTTAATGCGCAAAGACCCACCGTTTGATAACGAATACATCTATAGCACCTATTTACTCGAGCAAGCTGAACAACACGGCACATTGGTTGTAAATAAGCCAAGAAGTTTACGTGATTGCAATGAAAAATATTTTGCAACCCATTTTCCTGAGCTAATGCCGGCCAGCTTAATTAGTCGTCGCGCCGACATTCTGAAAGCATTTGCCAGTGAATACCAAGAGGTTATTTATAAACCACTGGATGGTATGGGGGGCAGCTCTGTATTTAAAGTAAAACACCCCGATGCGAATACCAATGTTATTCTAGAAACGTTAACAAATTTTGGCCAGCAACAAATTATGGCGCAACAATTTGTACCGGATATAAAAACAGGCGACAAGCGTATTCTAATGATTGATGGTGAACCAATACCTTATGCTCTGGCACGAATTCCTCCTGTAGGTGAAATTCGTGGCAACCTCGCAGCAGGTGGTTCTGGTGTAGCACAGCCATTATCAGACAGAGATAAGCACATTGCAGCGACTATTGGCCCTGTATTAAAAGAAAAAGGGCTGATTTTTGTTGGCCTTGATGTTATCGGTGACTATCTTACAGAAATTAACGTCACCAGCCCGACCTGTATAAGGGAGATTGATAAGGCCTACAATTTAGACATTGCAGGACAATTAATGGATACCATTTACCAAAAGATAAAAGCTGCAAGCTGA
- a CDS encoding energy transducer TonB — MAIAEAYAHNSSTDRLLFATFVAIGAHLLLLLISFDLLDPPEVSKALEITLASYESKKRPKEADFLAQADQEGSGTLEEKARVTTNQQAQIADTKHRKVSPQPQQQVVKQQQTQKSDLVTTTSRSKQRVTAETKQQEKQKTNRREETKPQIDLNAEVAALEAQFDQQAQQYAKRPKIHRITAASTMRDKGAFYKEAWRRKVEKVGNINYPDKARQNKIYGSLRLVAVINADGSLDRVEISSSSGKKVLDDAAIRIVKLAAPYAPFGDDLREFDKVEIIRTFRFEKGNYLSSF; from the coding sequence ATGGCTATAGCAGAAGCATACGCACATAATTCATCAACGGACAGGCTATTATTTGCGACCTTTGTTGCTATCGGCGCTCACTTATTACTCTTACTTATCAGCTTTGACCTACTTGACCCACCAGAAGTTAGCAAAGCCCTTGAAATCACTCTGGCCTCTTACGAAAGCAAAAAGCGCCCTAAAGAGGCCGACTTCTTAGCTCAAGCCGACCAGGAAGGCAGTGGTACTCTGGAAGAAAAAGCCAGGGTAACAACCAACCAGCAAGCTCAAATTGCCGACACTAAGCACCGAAAAGTATCACCACAACCACAGCAGCAGGTAGTAAAACAACAGCAAACGCAAAAGTCTGACCTGGTAACCACCACCAGCCGATCCAAGCAGAGAGTTACAGCAGAAACTAAGCAACAGGAAAAACAGAAAACCAATCGTCGAGAAGAAACCAAACCTCAAATTGACTTAAATGCCGAGGTGGCTGCACTTGAGGCACAATTTGACCAACAAGCCCAGCAATATGCCAAACGTCCTAAAATTCACCGGATTACAGCTGCTTCTACCATGCGAGACAAAGGTGCTTTTTATAAGGAAGCCTGGCGCAGAAAAGTAGAAAAAGTAGGCAACATCAATTACCCAGACAAAGCCCGACAGAATAAAATTTATGGCAGTTTACGTTTAGTCGCTGTTATTAATGCTGATGGCAGTCTCGATCGGGTAGAAATTTCGTCATCATCAGGTAAAAAAGTACTCGATGATGCGGCTATTCGTATCGTTAAATTAGCAGCACCGTATGCACCTTTTGGTGATGATTTAAGAGAATTTGATAAAGTCGAGATTATTCGTACCTTCCGCTTTGAAAAAGGCAATTACCTTTCAAGTTTTTAA
- a CDS encoding YqgE/AlgH family protein — protein MKTQVPDSLRNRFLIAMPHLMDPNFSQSVTFICEHNEQGAMGIVINRPTQLTLGEIFRQVGIEPNSNNRYQSELIYAGGPVELERGFVLHTPGEHKWDSSISVSPNIQLTTSKDILQAMAKNEGPENALVALGYAGWEAGQLEREIKDNAWLTCDADPLILFQTPMDKRLEAAAALIGVDLHLLSTEVGHA, from the coding sequence ATGAAAACACAAGTGCCTGACAGCTTAAGAAATCGCTTTCTCATTGCCATGCCCCATTTAATGGACCCTAATTTTTCGCAATCAGTGACCTTTATTTGCGAACATAACGAGCAAGGTGCAATGGGGATTGTAATAAACCGTCCCACTCAATTAACTCTGGGTGAAATTTTTCGTCAGGTAGGCATTGAGCCCAATTCTAACAATCGCTATCAAAGCGAACTTATTTATGCTGGCGGGCCAGTAGAACTCGAACGCGGTTTTGTGCTTCATACTCCTGGAGAGCATAAATGGGACTCTAGCATTTCGGTATCACCTAACATTCAATTGACTACCTCCAAAGATATTCTGCAAGCGATGGCTAAAAATGAAGGCCCAGAAAATGCCTTGGTGGCACTTGGCTATGCTGGCTGGGAAGCAGGTCAACTAGAACGTGAAATTAAAGACAATGCTTGGCTTACCTGTGATGCTGATCCATTGATTTTATTTCAAACCCCAATGGATAAACGTTTGGAAGCTGCTGCAGCATTAATTGGAGTCGATTTACACTTACTCTCCACAGAAGTCGGCCACGCCTGA
- the ruvX gene encoding Holliday junction resolvase RuvX, translating into MNIDFSLPKLDDKISQIMAFDFGTKNIGVAIGQRVTGTSSPLPTIRAQEGIPNWQMLGKLIEEWQPDAFLVGIPLNMDGSVGEIGLRARKFANRLHGRFGKPWYPADERLSTRSAKEKAEDLGHRGNYQERPVDSLAALVLLEEWLAQLAAQENL; encoded by the coding sequence GTGAATATTGATTTTTCTTTACCTAAATTAGACGACAAGATCAGCCAAATTATGGCTTTTGATTTTGGCACAAAAAATATTGGTGTTGCTATTGGTCAACGAGTAACAGGCACCAGTTCTCCTCTACCTACTATTAGAGCCCAAGAAGGAATACCCAACTGGCAAATGTTGGGGAAGCTCATCGAAGAATGGCAACCAGATGCCTTTTTAGTGGGTATTCCACTCAATATGGACGGTTCTGTGGGTGAGATAGGACTAAGAGCAAGAAAATTTGCAAACCGTCTGCACGGACGCTTTGGCAAGCCCTGGTATCCTGCTGATGAACGATTATCAACAAGAAGTGCTAAAGAAAAAGCGGAAGACTTAGGCCACCGTGGCAACTACCAAGAGCGACCTGTTGATAGCCTGGCCGCACTGGTTTTACTGGAAGAGTGGCTCGCCCAACTAGCAGCCCAAGAAAACCTTTAA